One Campylobacter lari DNA segment encodes these proteins:
- a CDS encoding NAD(+)/NADH kinase, with amino-acid sequence MKKCINIEKIQKIGLFCRLNTNLNEQIDFLRAIFLQKNIELVLLEQEKINLKALQELDFLISLGGDGTLLSLCRQVYQAKKPILGINAGNLGFLTALSFNEVESFFKDFFKSDFKIEKAKMLQITLCKKNKIIKKFAFNDAVFSRDNALMANVEVFFENKLFNAYYGDGLIIASSSGSTAYNISAGGPIVHPWSEIFVLTPVCSHSLTQRPIVLPYGFELELKVEHCLLYLDGQEVIDPKEYDKILIGLSKKELSFIHKKDRDYFQVLKEKLNWGK; translated from the coding sequence ATGAAAAAATGTATAAATATAGAAAAAATTCAAAAAATAGGTTTGTTTTGTAGGTTAAACACAAATTTAAATGAGCAAATTGATTTTTTAAGAGCAATTTTTTTGCAAAAAAATATAGAGCTTGTGTTGCTAGAGCAAGAAAAAATTAATCTAAAAGCTTTACAAGAATTGGATTTTTTGATTTCTCTAGGTGGAGATGGTACGCTTTTATCTTTATGCAGACAAGTTTATCAAGCTAAAAAGCCTATTTTGGGTATAAATGCAGGAAACTTAGGTTTTTTAACAGCTCTTTCTTTTAATGAGGTAGAAAGTTTTTTTAAAGATTTTTTTAAAAGTGATTTTAAAATAGAAAAAGCCAAAATGCTTCAAATAACGCTTTGTAAAAAAAATAAAATCATTAAAAAATTTGCTTTTAATGACGCAGTTTTTTCGCGTGATAATGCTTTGATGGCAAATGTGGAAGTTTTCTTTGAAAATAAACTTTTTAATGCTTATTATGGAGATGGTTTGATTATAGCTAGTTCAAGTGGTTCAACTGCTTATAATATTAGCGCAGGTGGGCCTATAGTGCATCCTTGGAGTGAAATTTTTGTTTTAACGCCAGTTTGTTCTCATTCTTTAACCCAAAGACCTATAGTTTTGCCTTATGGATTTGAGCTTGAATTAAAAGTTGAGCATTGTTTACTGTATTTAGATGGACAAGAAGTGATTGATCCTAAAGAATATGATAAAATTCTTATAGGACTTAGTAAAAAAGAACTTAGTTTTATACATAAAAAAGATAGAGATTATTTCCAAGTTTTAAAAGAAAAGTTAAATTGGGGTAAGTGA
- a CDS encoding AAA family ATPase — MIESILIKENLGFKQAKLDLEAGLTVFTGLSGAGKSVLFKAILAAFALSESEAKMVEVLLNDELELDEFGIENEELNVFKLLKDKSSRYFINNQLISKKNLALLSKKFVKYLSAKDNNEFSNERFLNLLDFMQSKEDKKFQDFLNEYKNIYKEYMENKAKLEKIQEEEKKVGELKEFTSFEIQKIQSINPKIGEFDELMSFKKRLSKKDKIDAAWNRASRIFELESAVVEALQISDVDSSFFSECLNELRVVWENQSFDDFDFDIEEVLDRIEKLSSLISKYGSIEEALEALEKKKAELAHYENLSFEKKELEEKVQNAKMLLDEKSQKLSTLRKKRLKELEKLLNFYLEKLYMKEVKLELKDCALSILGKDEVSLNINEASLKNLSSGEINRLRLSFIATECNVTNKASGIIFLDEIDANLSGKEAMSIAEVLKELAKFYQIFAISHLPQLSSKASNHFLVEKIENESRVRKIEKEERVRELARMVSGENITQEALEFTRTLL, encoded by the coding sequence ATGATAGAAAGTATTTTGATTAAAGAAAATTTAGGTTTTAAACAAGCAAAATTAGACTTAGAAGCTGGACTTACTGTCTTTACTGGCTTAAGTGGTGCTGGAAAGTCTGTACTTTTTAAGGCTATTTTAGCAGCATTTGCTCTAAGTGAGAGTGAAGCAAAGATGGTGGAAGTTTTATTAAACGATGAGCTTGAATTAGATGAGTTTGGTATTGAAAATGAAGAATTAAATGTATTTAAACTTTTAAAAGATAAAAGCTCGCGTTATTTTATCAATAATCAACTTATTTCAAAAAAGAATTTAGCCTTGCTTTCTAAGAAATTTGTAAAATATCTTTCAGCTAAGGATAATAATGAGTTCTCAAATGAAAGATTTTTAAACTTACTTGATTTTATGCAATCAAAAGAAGATAAGAAATTTCAAGATTTTTTAAATGAATATAAAAATATTTATAAAGAATATATGGAAAATAAAGCTAAATTAGAAAAAATTCAAGAAGAAGAAAAAAAGGTAGGAGAATTAAAAGAATTTACTAGCTTTGAAATACAAAAAATCCAAAGCATTAATCCAAAAATTGGCGAATTTGATGAATTAATGAGTTTTAAAAAAAGACTTTCTAAAAAAGACAAAATCGATGCAGCTTGGAATAGGGCAAGTAGAATTTTTGAGTTAGAATCGGCAGTGGTTGAAGCTTTGCAAATTAGTGATGTTGATAGTTCATTTTTTTCAGAGTGTTTAAATGAACTAAGGGTAGTGTGGGAAAATCAAAGTTTTGATGATTTTGATTTTGATATAGAAGAAGTGCTTGATAGGATAGAAAAACTTTCTTCTTTGATTTCAAAATATGGAAGCATAGAAGAAGCTTTAGAAGCTTTAGAGAAGAAAAAAGCAGAATTAGCTCATTATGAAAATTTAAGTTTTGAAAAAAAGGAATTAGAAGAAAAAGTACAAAATGCTAAAATGCTTTTAGATGAGAAAAGCCAAAAATTAAGTACTTTGCGTAAAAAAAGATTAAAAGAGCTTGAAAAATTACTTAATTTTTATCTTGAAAAACTTTATATGAAAGAAGTTAAATTAGAGCTTAAAGATTGCGCTTTAAGTATTTTGGGTAAAGATGAGGTGAGTTTAAATATCAATGAAGCTAGTTTGAAAAATTTAAGCTCAGGTGAGATAAACCGTTTAAGACTTTCTTTTATTGCAACTGAATGTAATGTTACCAATAAAGCTAGTGGGATAATATTTTTAGATGAAATTGATGCAAATTTAAGCGGCAAAGAAGCAATGAGTATAGCTGAAGTTTTAAAAGAGCTTGCTAAGTTTTATCAAATTTTTGCAATTTCGCATTTACCGCAACTTTCATCAAAAGCAAGTAACCATTTTTTAGTAGAAAAAATAGAAAATGAAAGTAGGGTAAGAAAAATAGAAAAAGAAGAAAGAGTGAGAGAGCTTGCTAGAATGGTAAGTGGGGAAAATATCACACAAGAGGCTTTAGAATTTACTAGAACTTTACTTTAA
- the cbrR gene encoding bile resistance response regulator CbrR, with the protein MEEKILIIDDNKMLTKLLAKKVENTLGLKVDVAFDMNSAKELVKNDYFMAFVDLCLPDAPNGEVVDVVLEKNIPAIVLTGSSDGQTRKKFMEKDIIGYIQKDSESCIDEMLSSIRMLQKNNKTKIILAIANVTLRAEMKKNLNNQLFNVLAAAHGEEALNYLSDNPDTKLVICDATMPVINGEDLLVEIRSKYSKIELGVIMVGDKDDALEARAFRKGVNDYVIRPFQKESLNCRVNNCLDYMQKCVLLDEYSLGKDLLTGLDDYANFEKRFLDYLEDMQENEEMALALIDIDNLATINYELSYDCGDGVIKHTAKKIKDQIRGMDLATRIEDGKFYVLLKNTDNKEALKAFSNIRVNIAKESVLIALDEVDYSVSVGVAFGIKTSQMQDLLNNAQKALDLAKANGKNRVEVCF; encoded by the coding sequence ATGGAAGAAAAAATTTTAATTATTGATGATAATAAAATGCTTACAAAGCTTTTAGCAAAAAAAGTAGAGAATACTTTAGGTCTAAAAGTGGATGTTGCCTTTGATATGAATAGCGCTAAAGAATTAGTAAAAAATGATTATTTTATGGCTTTTGTGGATCTTTGTTTGCCAGATGCTCCTAATGGAGAAGTGGTGGATGTGGTTTTAGAAAAAAATATTCCTGCTATAGTGCTTACTGGAAGCAGTGATGGTCAAACACGTAAAAAATTTATGGAAAAAGATATTATAGGTTATATTCAAAAAGATAGCGAAAGCTGTATTGATGAAATGCTAAGCTCCATTAGAATGCTTCAAAAAAATAATAAAACTAAAATTATTTTAGCAATTGCTAATGTAACTTTACGTGCGGAAATGAAAAAAAATCTTAATAATCAGCTTTTTAATGTTTTAGCAGCAGCACATGGAGAAGAGGCGCTAAATTATCTAAGTGATAATCCTGATACAAAATTAGTAATTTGTGATGCAACTATGCCTGTAATTAATGGGGAAGATTTGCTTGTAGAAATTCGCTCAAAATACTCTAAAATAGAACTTGGTGTGATTATGGTTGGAGATAAAGATGATGCGCTAGAGGCAAGAGCTTTTAGGAAAGGTGTGAATGATTATGTGATTAGACCTTTCCAAAAAGAATCACTTAATTGTAGAGTGAATAATTGTTTAGATTATATGCAAAAATGTGTTTTACTTGATGAATACAGTTTGGGTAAAGATTTGCTAACAGGTCTTGATGATTATGCAAATTTTGAAAAAAGATTTTTAGATTATTTAGAAGATATGCAAGAAAATGAAGAAATGGCTTTGGCATTAATTGATATTGATAATCTTGCAACAATCAATTATGAGTTAAGCTATGATTGCGGTGATGGAGTGATAAAACACACTGCTAAAAAAATCAAAGATCAAATTCGTGGTATGGATTTAGCAACTAGAATTGAAGATGGTAAATTTTACGTACTTTTAAAAAATACAGATAATAAAGAAGCATTGAAAGCTTTTTCAAATATAAGAGTAAATATTGCCAAAGAAAGTGTCTTAATAGCTCTAGATGAAGTAGATTATAGTGTTTCTGTTGGGGTTGCTTTTGGAATTAAAACAAGTCAAATGCAAGATTTGCTTAATAATGCTCAAAAGGCACTAGATTTAGCTAAGGCTAATGGTAAAAATAGGGTAGAGGTATGTTTTTAG
- a CDS encoding TatD family hydrolase: MFLDCDFNEKIIDTHCHLDSQAYFGYLDEMLNHAFANGVDKIIIPGADIKDLPRAREIAHNYKNVYFSCGVHPYDIDDFDLDILKEFINDKKCVAVGECGLDYYRLKADEDEIKAKQKEVFIAQIQLAIEYKKPLIVHVREANEDSFNILKTYAKDLQGGVLHCFNASELLLQLADNGFYFGIGGVLTFKNAKKLVEILPKIPKDKLVLETDGPYLTPEPHRGKVNDPILTHFVAQKMAELLNLSKNEIIKLTNFNANRLFFQGL, encoded by the coding sequence ATGTTTTTAGATTGTGATTTTAATGAAAAAATCATAGATACACATTGTCATCTAGATAGTCAAGCTTATTTTGGATATTTAGATGAAATGTTAAATCATGCCTTTGCTAATGGAGTAGATAAAATCATCATACCTGGTGCAGATATAAAAGATTTGCCAAGAGCAAGAGAAATTGCGCATAATTATAAAAATGTGTATTTTTCTTGTGGGGTACATCCTTATGATATAGATGATTTTGATTTAGATATTTTAAAAGAATTTATAAATGATAAAAAATGTGTTGCAGTGGGTGAGTGTGGGCTTGATTATTATCGTTTAAAGGCTGATGAAGATGAAATAAAAGCAAAACAAAAAGAAGTTTTTATAGCTCAAATTCAACTAGCTATTGAATATAAAAAGCCTTTGATTGTGCATGTGCGTGAGGCTAATGAAGATAGTTTTAATATTTTAAAAACATATGCAAAGGATTTACAAGGTGGTGTTTTGCATTGTTTTAATGCTAGTGAGCTTTTACTTCAGTTAGCAGATAATGGTTTTTATTTTGGTATAGGTGGGGTTTTAACTTTTAAAAATGCAAAAAAACTAGTAGAAATTTTACCTAAAATTCCAAAAGATAAGCTTGTTTTAGAAACAGATGGGCCTTATTTAACTCCAGAACCACATCGTGGCAAGGTAAATGATCCTATTTTGACGCATTTTGTAGCTCAAAAAATGGCCGAACTTTTAAATTTATCAAAAAATGAAATAATAAAACTTACTAATTTTAACGCTAATCGTTTGTTTTTCCAAGGTTTATAA
- a CDS encoding membrane-bound lytic murein transglycosylase D has product MKKSFLFFILVLLCLNAKALQFTPEHYTQQAQILRNLDIEASYLSDMIFLEFKESSMDMHSKTLVDTMREFYKITPIIRKILEKENIPQEFLYLAIVESGLKIHSISRTKAVGVWQFMKPTAQTLGLRIDPYVDERKDLVKSTYAAIAYLKQLKEQFGKWYLAILAYNCGDGKLRQAIKKAKSDDLRVLLDPDKKYLPLETRIFIRKILTMAFLANNNDFLISQDSALLNYALSSEVKKISVPPSVSLRELAKVAKMSYNEFKRYNPHFNYDFTPPDKKDYYMYIPLSKSVAVEKALENVKLAKVDTTIPHTKIYIVKEGDSLYTIARKHKISVESIKEYNKIKGNLININQKLVLKIKENNNAKIKTTQKISKNSHTKVVSR; this is encoded by the coding sequence ATGAAAAAAAGCTTTTTGTTTTTTATTTTAGTATTATTATGTTTAAATGCTAAGGCCTTACAATTTACTCCAGAGCATTACACACAGCAGGCACAAATCTTAAGAAATTTAGATATAGAAGCAAGTTATCTTAGTGATATGATTTTTTTAGAATTTAAAGAATCTTCCATGGATATGCATTCTAAAACTTTAGTAGATACGATGAGGGAATTTTATAAAATCACCCCGATTATCCGCAAAATATTAGAAAAAGAAAATATTCCTCAAGAATTTTTGTATTTAGCGATTGTAGAATCTGGTTTAAAAATTCATAGTATTTCAAGAACTAAAGCAGTAGGTGTTTGGCAATTTATGAAACCAACCGCACAAACTTTGGGTTTAAGGATAGATCCTTATGTAGATGAGAGAAAAGATTTGGTAAAATCAACTTATGCAGCTATTGCTTATTTAAAACAATTAAAAGAGCAGTTTGGAAAATGGTATTTGGCTATTTTAGCTTATAATTGTGGTGATGGTAAATTACGTCAAGCTATAAAAAAAGCAAAAAGTGATGATTTGAGGGTTTTACTTGATCCTGATAAAAAATACTTGCCATTAGAAACTAGGATTTTTATTAGAAAAATTCTTACTATGGCATTTTTGGCTAATAATAATGATTTTTTAATTTCTCAAGATAGCGCCTTGCTTAATTATGCTCTATCAAGTGAAGTTAAAAAAATCTCAGTTCCCCCAAGTGTTTCTTTAAGAGAGCTTGCTAAAGTAGCTAAAATGTCTTATAATGAATTTAAACGTTATAATCCACATTTTAATTATGACTTTACTCCACCTGATAAAAAAGATTATTATATGTACATTCCTTTAAGTAAAAGCGTAGCGGTAGAAAAGGCATTAGAGAATGTAAAATTAGCTAAGGTGGATACAACCATTCCGCATACAAAAATTTATATAGTAAAAGAGGGTGATAGCCTTTATACTATTGCAAGAAAACATAAAATAAGTGTTGAAAGCATTAAAGAATATAATAAAATCAAAGGAAATTTAATCAATATCAATCAAAAACTTGTGTTAAAAATTAAGGAGAATAATAATGCAAAAATCAAAACAACTCAAAAAATATCAAAAAACTCTCATACAAAAGTCGTTAGTCGTTAG